A part of Primulina eburnea isolate SZY01 chromosome 10, ASM2296580v1, whole genome shotgun sequence genomic DNA contains:
- the LOC140803375 gene encoding DEK domain-containing chromatin-associated protein 1-like produces MDSEKETMEEGRVHEGEKDAAEVEVKADVKEDSHEVGAEKLGEKEDNGDKEEVNEKTVEMVEEKEEGEGNVVEEERVKVEELGKGGEEEGSGEEEEDKGEGKEEPMVETGDSKKGSKTGKSRSGKAELSSPRTPGIERPTRERKTVDRYVVNATVRGSATKLVAIEKGQGTKLKDIPNVAFKLSKRKADENLQLLHTILFGKKAKVQTMKKNIGLFSGFVWIENEEKQRAKIKDRLDKCVKEKLLDFCDVLNIPVSKATVKKEELSVKLVEFLESPHATTDILLAEKDKSKKRKSRNSASKSSADTAAGKSKKKPKSDSESGKKGEHSSEERDDVKSEHSLSEDDQDDDDTVSGADSDKETINPEEEDEEQDEPKKQMLPEKSSSKTSAKKDSGSRIDKKSKAAGKQSSAKAPDTPGNSTKTSSSSKSKKRVSEAESKSELRTPPTKKRNGDKQREETSTSPKDTSSSKKRASKSSAKVVEKDRGKKESSRNAKKEPTKEEMHAVVTNILKEVDFNTATLSDILKQLGNHFGIDLMHRKSEIKEIITEVINNMSDDEDEDEEAAESGDDLGNENKNNKA; encoded by the exons ATGGATTCGGAGAAGGAAACCATGGAAGAGGGCAGGGTTCATGAAGGGGAGAAGGATGCGGCTGAAGTTGAAGTAAAGGCCGATGTTAAGGAGGACTCCCATGAAGTAGGTGctgaaaagttgggagaaaaggAGGATAATGGAGATAAAGAAGAGGTAAATGAAAAAACCGTGGAAATGGTTGAGGAAAAGGAAGAAGGTGAAGGAAATGTTGTGGAGGAAGAGCGGGTGAAAGTGGAAGAGCTGGGAAAAGGCGGTGAAGAAGAAGGGAGTGGCGAGGAAGAAGAAGATAAAGGAGAAGGGAAAGAAGAACCGATGGTGGAGACGGGAGATTCAAAGAAGGGCTCGAAAACAGGTAAAAGCAGAAGTGGGAAAGCAGAATTATCATCTCCGAGGACACCAGGAATTGAGAGACCAACAAGGGAAAGGAAAACAGTGGATAGATATGTGGTGAACGCTACTGTGAGGGGCTCTGCCACCAAGCTGGTGGCCATTGAGAAG GGTCAAGGTACAAAGCTTAAAGACATCCCAAATG TGGCTTTCAAGTTGTCTAAGAGAAAAGCTGATGAGAACCTACAGCTTCTTCACACCATTCTTTTTGGAAAAAAAGCAAAG gtgCAAACTATGAAGAAAAATATAGGCCTCTTTTCTGGTTTTGTGTGGATTGAAAATGAG GAAAAGCAGAGGGCTAAAATTAAAGATAGGCTTGACAAATGTGTGAAAGAAAAATTGTTGGATTTTTGTGATGTCCTTAATATTCCTGTCTCCAAAGCTACTGTAAAGAAG GAAGAACTCTCTGTGAAGTTAGTAGAATTTTTGGAATCTCCTCATGCTACAACAGATATCTTACTCGCTGAGAAGGATAAG AGTAAGAAGCGAAAGAGTAGGAATTCCGCAAGCAAAAGTTCTGCTGACACGGCCGCTGGAAAATCTAAAAAG AAACCAAAATCGGACTCTGAATCTGGGAAAAAGGGAGAGCATTCAAGTGAGGAACGAGATGATGTTAAAAGTGAGCATTCACTAAGTGAAGATGACCAGGACGATGATGACACTGTCTCTGGAGCAGATAGTGACAAGGAGACAATcaatccagaggaagaagatgaagaaCAAGATGAACCCAAGAAGCAGATGCTTCCTGAGAAGAGTTCTTCGAAGACAAGCGCCAAAAAGGATTCTGGAAGTAGGATTGATAAGAAGTCCAAAGCAGCTGGCAAACAAAGCTCGGCCAAAGCGCCAGACACCCCTGGCAATTCTACCAAAACATCTTCCAGTTCTAAATCAAAGAAACGTGTCTCTGAAGCTGAATCCAAAAGTGAATTAAGGACACCCCCGACTAAGAAACGAAATGGTGATAAGCAGCGAGAGGAAACAAGTACATCTCCAAAGGATACATCTTCAAGCAAGAAAAGGGCAAGCAAGTCTTCTGCCAAAGTGGTGGAGAAGGATCGAG GTAAAAAGGAAAGCAGCAGAAATGCGAAGAAAGAACCCACTAAAGAAGAAATGCACGCGGTGGTAACAAATATACTGAAGGAAGTAGATTTCAACACC GCTACATTATCTGACATTCTCAAACAACTCG GAAATCACTTTGGGATAGACCTGATGCATAGGAAATCAGAAATTAAAGAAATAATCACGGAAGTCATAAATAACATGTCCGATGATGAAGATGAAGATGAAGAGGCGGCTGAATCTGGAGACGATTTAGGAAATGAGAACAAGAACAACAAGGCGTAA